One part of the Arachidicoccus terrestris genome encodes these proteins:
- a CDS encoding ATP-binding protein → MRNILFTSFLVAILVCSISGRGTAQNRYIDSLKNELDKRDLPDSSRLKILLDLGNNLYLSNKPEASKYFWQVFQLARNNRNDYYQGEALSGLGNTCYERSEYDSAMYYYHLADSLYATDPSEMARESSASNKASMGNIEVMRNNYETAMQYFTEGIAIMKNSAADNKWQVIGNLYADIGNIYNDMDQTDKALTYDLKALESHKKQSENYLLTGMLELYVASDYTSLRKMEQARTHLTQASHIAKQLNAPAFYYSLYSEWGRYYQRSSLLPQAADSFQKSLKFAKQKGSKFDIMTANKMMGYVLRDMKDYQKSADALLNAFRLVKELNNIRQKAEILKNLALVEAKLHHDHDAVQYYQQYLELNDRLNQSEMQRKINEIENKYQNRQKTDSIIVLQKSAQVQRLELHRKKAINIFLVVGCGILLFFAGLIYINFKRKNQLLKQSEVLQKQEVAELQKAQQIVAMQSVLKGQEQERSRLARDLHDGVGGLLSVIKLSLSGMKGNVFLPEESAQSINNIITQLDQSIGELRRVSHNMMPEALIKYGLKEALENYCSNLNFSGKIKVQLQTYGMEQRMEQSTEIILYRIIQELLNNIIKHAQAKSALVQIVRTGDRFSLTVEDDGKGFDIAAAEGGNNAGLANIRARAAYLGGTVDIQSSPEKGTSVNVEGECS, encoded by the coding sequence ATGCGCAATATCCTTTTTACATCGTTTCTCGTTGCAATATTGGTCTGTAGCATTTCAGGGAGGGGCACCGCGCAAAATCGATATATAGATAGCCTGAAAAATGAGTTGGACAAAAGGGATCTGCCGGACAGCAGTCGCCTGAAAATTCTGTTGGATTTAGGCAACAATCTGTATCTGTCCAACAAACCAGAAGCCTCAAAGTATTTTTGGCAGGTTTTCCAGCTGGCCCGAAATAATAGAAATGACTATTATCAGGGAGAGGCACTGAGTGGTCTTGGGAATACCTGTTATGAAAGAAGTGAGTATGACAGCGCTATGTACTATTATCACCTTGCTGATAGCCTGTACGCCACTGACCCCTCAGAAATGGCTAGGGAATCAAGTGCCTCTAATAAAGCAAGCATGGGTAATATTGAAGTCATGCGCAACAACTATGAGACCGCTATGCAGTATTTTACGGAGGGAATTGCGATTATGAAAAACAGCGCCGCCGACAACAAATGGCAAGTAATCGGTAATCTATATGCAGACATTGGCAATATCTATAATGATATGGATCAGACGGATAAGGCGTTAACATACGATTTAAAGGCACTGGAGTCCCATAAAAAGCAATCAGAGAATTACTTGCTGACAGGCATGCTGGAACTGTATGTCGCCAGTGATTATACAAGTCTCAGAAAAATGGAGCAAGCCCGGACGCATCTGACGCAGGCCAGCCATATCGCCAAACAGCTGAATGCACCTGCATTTTATTACAGCCTCTATAGCGAATGGGGTCGGTATTATCAAAGGTCTTCCTTGTTGCCCCAAGCGGCTGACAGCTTCCAAAAATCGCTGAAGTTCGCCAAACAAAAAGGAAGCAAATTTGATATCATGACGGCCAATAAAATGATGGGATATGTACTGCGTGACATGAAAGACTACCAGAAAAGCGCCGATGCATTGTTAAATGCATTTCGCCTTGTAAAAGAGCTTAACAATATCAGGCAGAAAGCTGAAATACTTAAAAATCTTGCATTAGTGGAAGCGAAACTGCACCATGACCACGATGCAGTACAATACTATCAGCAATATTTAGAACTCAATGATCGTCTGAATCAGTCTGAGATGCAAAGAAAAATCAATGAAATAGAAAACAAATATCAGAACAGGCAAAAGACAGACAGCATAATAGTACTGCAAAAATCAGCACAAGTTCAGCGGTTGGAGCTCCACAGAAAGAAAGCCATCAATATTTTCCTTGTGGTCGGTTGTGGTATACTGCTGTTTTTTGCCGGATTGATTTACATTAATTTCAAAAGAAAGAATCAGCTGCTTAAACAGTCTGAGGTATTGCAAAAACAAGAGGTTGCCGAGTTACAGAAAGCACAACAAATTGTAGCTATGCAATCAGTTCTTAAAGGGCAAGAACAGGAACGAAGTCGTCTGGCACGTGACCTGCACGACGGTGTTGGAGGTTTATTGTCAGTCATAAAATTATCGTTATCAGGTATGAAAGGAAATGTGTTTTTACCAGAAGAAAGTGCTCAGTCGATCAACAACATCATTACCCAATTAGATCAGTCCATTGGTGAACTACGAAGAGTTTCACATAATATGATGCCTGAAGCGCTCATCAAATATGGGCTGAAAGAGGCGCTGGAAAATTACTGCAGTAATCTTAATTTCAGCGGCAAGATAAAGGTGCAATTACAGACCTATGGTATGGAGCAGCGCATGGAGCAAAGCACAGAGATTATTCTGTACCGCATCATACAGGAACTATTGAACAATATTATAAAACATGCACAGGCAAAAAGTGCGCTGGTTCAGATTGTCCGTACTGGTGACCGGTTCAGTCTTACGGTGGAGGACGACGGCAAGGGGTTCGATATAGCGGCTGCCGAAGGCGGCAATAACGCAGGGCTGGCCAATATCAGGGCTCGTGCGGCTTATCTTGGCGGTACTGTGGACATACAATCCTCTCCCGAAAAGGGAACTTCTGTAAATGTTGAAGGTGAATGTAGTTGA